One stretch of Sulfurihydrogenibium sp. DNA includes these proteins:
- a CDS encoding Rpn family recombination-promoting nuclease/putative transposase: MSDLQPHDQFFKQMFSEPKRVKSLLDIFYPELSQKIDLESIRLLNSEKYSQKIGKSLLDLLYECKIENEKSFLRIIFEHKSYIDKNLPSQLLYYNGVLWEETGEYEEYPPIINIVLYHGKRKW, from the coding sequence ATGAGTGACTTGCAGCCTCACGACCAATTTTTTAAACAGATGTTTTCTGAGCCAAAGAGAGTTAAGAGCCTGCTTGATATATTTTATCCAGAGCTATCTCAAAAGATAGACTTAGAAAGTATAAGATTATTAAACAGTGAAAAATACTCACAGAAGATTGGAAAATCACTTCTTGACCTTTTGTATGAATGTAAAATAGAAAACGAAAAAAGCTTTTTAAGAATCATCTTTGAACACAAATCATACATAGATAAAAACCTACCAAGCCAGCTTTTATACTATAATGGCGTATTATGGGAAGAAACGGGAGAGTATGAAGAATATCCACCAATAATTAACATTGTCTTGTACCATGGTAAAAGAAAATGGA